acaactacccctcactgtcagcactcagtgagtctacacactcatccagcatcaatattcgtcctctgaggtactttgaggatgtgacagcagctgtgtcagagaccagagataaactacaggacattctgagagaggaatggacaaacatctcactgacagtcatTGAAgaggatgttttactgtcaccaccagagccgaagaccagagctggattcttaaaatattcacgtgaaatcacactggatccaaacacagcgcacacacatctgttattatctgaggggaacagaaaagtaacatttatgaaacaacaacagtcttattctgatcatccagacagattcactGGATGGTGTCAggtcctgagtagagagagtctgactggacgttgttactgggaggtggagtggagaggggGAGTTGGTGTAGCAGTTGCATACAAGAATATCAGCAGAGCAGGGAGGGGCGATGAATGTGTATTTGGATACAATGACAAATCTTGGGCATTACATTGTGACACAAACAGTTACATATTTTTTCACAACAAAGTCCGAACTGTCCTCTCAGGTCCTCGgtcctccagagtaggagtgtacctggatcacagagcaggtattctgtctttctacagcatctctgaaaccatgactctcctccacagagtccagaccacattcactcagccgctctatgctggactttGTCTTTTTGGATTTGGAGCCACTGCAGAGTTGATTAAAGTCAAATAGACCTTTGAGcttccagtttgttgttcttgTCTCTCTTTGCTGTTGAGAGCTCACTGTTGTGCTGTTTCTTCTCTGCACAGAGATCACTTTATGGCTGCGAGTTTGACATCTTATGATTGATTGTCTGTAGTTACCTGTAAATTTACCTGAAACTGTATTCAAATCAATGCAACACTTTTTCTCTGTTGAGTCTTTGTGAACAGATCAGAGTGACATGTGAGAAATTTATTTCAAAACAGTTTCCACTGGTTTCCTGTGTACAACAAGAGTAGTAGTAGTCAtgcaccagctccagatccttcacttGGATCTgcaacggtttcttcccccgcATATCAGTCCTCTCCCCCGTCAccgtcatcagctgggtgtcggtgggTGACCAACCGGCTCGGATCCCAGGGAGCACCCCAGGTCGTATTAGGGAAATGGTAGACCCCCTACCCACCACGGCCTGGTAGggctggtcctcaacacagcagctcaggcaGAGTCCCTTGATGTGCCCGACTCAGCCCACCACCGTGCATTGCCCTTGGAGGGTGGCAGGAATCTGGAGTGGTGGTCCACTCATTAAACTGCTCCCCCCCTCGTTTCCCTGAGGTTGCGAAATTCTGGTCTTCGGGGCGGGCGCCGGGCAGTCACGTGCCACGTGGCCAGCAGCGGTCGGTCGGTCGACAGGGACGCTCTGGGGCACCAAGGGCTGCAGTTGGCGTATCTCCGCGACCTCCCCCTCCCTGTTGCTGTCCGCGGCTCTTGGGGGGGTCACCTGCTGTTTAGGTCGCGAGACAAGCACCAGCTTATCCCTTTCAGCCTCAAGAAGCACCTCATGGAGAGTTcgaggcatggccaggcggacgtgttggcgCAGTCACTCTGGAAAGAGTCCTCGCagaaaagcatgcaggctaagctcctcacgggctgctgtTGGGAACTCCgggtagccacgacgagcataTAGCAACATATCAGCTGCAAAGGAGCCCAGGCTCTCCTCTGCCCGacggctccggttggtcagcttctccctgctctgatcagtggagtgccgctgcccaaaTCACTTCTCGAGGGCCatggtgagggcctggagctcatgctgtTCTGTCGgggctaggtcaaggagtacctgcagtgcatctccctCTAATGCTAGCACtaggtgtgtagcagcctcttcgtcgCTCCAGCCACTATGCCTCGCTGCTAGCCAGAtttgtgagaggtagggctctagcggggttagccTGTTGTATTTTGGTACGTTAGCTGGCATTGTGGGCAACACGGCTCGCTGTTGGGGGCTCGGCGTGTCGGACAACAGAGGCAGCCCACGAAGCATTGTCCTAGTGTCTGTCACGAGGGGCCGCTGCTTCCCCGCCTCCTCAGCCGCCGCGGTTCGCTCACGCCGTCGGGACCCTTCGGGGGATTACATGGCTGGTCGCTTCCTCCCGCCCCAATCCCCAGCTCCCCAAGCAGCGAATGCTCTCCTCGACGGCCTCTgaatgtctctctccattccggCGAGAGTGAGCTATcgcacttctgacaccaatgtggcgagctcattccaggaggagacagaggtgtcATTTGGTCTTGCTTCCCACAAGttagccagggagcacagccgtttattagcattcaacagaacaaaaacaacaaccacacaAAGGCACTCTCTCCACCCAGGAACACGCActtgcagagagagagcgtcacccgtaaccatggcaacataacgctgccgcctggaacaacagaacatagctgtcaaaccccaaacagccctgacccgctaCAATATGGAATtatttagcaaagaaaaaaaatgataaataactctATGTTTTATACTCTAGATTCCTTAAAGTACCCGTTACTTTGCTGACACcactgcaaacccttggccttctcttgatgagcttcatgatgtagtcatctgaaatggttttcacttcacaggacCGTCCCAGgcaaggaagaccaagagtcagcTCTGATAATGAAGATAAATTCATtcgagtcaccagcctcagaaatgacaagttaacagcacctcagattagagccgaGGTAAGtaccacacagagttccagtagcagacacatgtCTACATCAACTTTtcagactgtgtgaatcaggcctttatggtcaaatagctgttAAGAAACCACCTAAGGAAAAGCAACCacctaaggaaaagcaacaagcagaagagatttgtttgggccaagaaacacaaagaagggatattagaccagtggaaatctgtgctgaTAAGTCTAAATGTGCGAGCTTTGGTTCCACCTGCCGTGTCCTTGTGCAACACGGAAAAGGTGAACGGATGGTCTCTGCATGCATGGTTCCTACCATGAAgcctggaggaggaggtgtgatggtgtgggggtgaTTTGATGGtgacactgtttgtttgttttttctaaaacTGAAGGCATgctgaaccagcatggctaccacagcagtGTGCAGtgacatgccatcccatccagtttgtgtttagttggaccatcatttaattttcaacaggacaatgaccccaaacacacctccaggttGTGTAAGAGCTATTTGACCAGGGAGTGTGATGGATACATTACTGTGCAAAGGTTTTAGGCAGATGAGAAAAAATGCTATAGacaaagaatgctttcaaaTATGGAAgtgttaatcatttattttcatcaatcaacaacatgcagtgaagaacaaaagagaaatcttAATCAAATTAATGTTTGGTGTGAACAACCTTTGCCTTCGAAATAGCATCTATTCTTCGAGGTCCACTTGCTCACAGTTTTTGAAGGAACTCGGCTGGTAGGTTGTTCCAAACATCTTGGAGAATGCACCACAGATCTTCTGTGGATGTATGCTTTCTCACatccttctgtctcttcatgtaATCTCAGACACACTCGATGATGTTGAGATCAGAGCTCTGTGGGGGCCATACCATCACTTCCagtacttcttgttcttctttacgCTGAAGATAGTTCTTAATGAATTTGGCTGTATGTTTgaggtcgttgtcctgctgcagaatagATTTGGGCCCAAAAAACAATTGTTTATATTTCTGAAtgcattctttgtttacagcattttttcacacctgcctaaaacttttgcacagtactgtatatgtaTAACAAAATTCTTGAACTAGGAGAAGAAGTGTACTGATAGTAGTGATGTACTgatgtttatacttcaatgcaaccaacacccCTACCTCTTTAAAACCTTATTTAGCATAGACACGCCCCCACATGTGTCATCAGGTAAACACTGGAAAGTCACCTGTGGTTCAACAAACGACCACTAAAGACCATGTCCAGGGTGTTTACGGTCTTGTTTCTAATTTCGCTGGTTCAGCGGACATCTCCTGACGGTGAGTCACGGGAACCGTTCAGTCTGTGGCTGTTCCTGTGTACAACAAGAGCGGGCTGGCTTTACCTTACGAACCAGCAACGATTAGCTAGCAAGCTAACTGTAAGCTAACGCTAACTCTACTCAGATCTATTTACCTGCTAATGTATAAAGCCGCGtggctttttatgtttttatccgccctgttagaaaaacaaactgGCTAAAAGTTAATCAACTTGTTAAAAGTGGTTAAAAAAGCGAAATTTGTTACTTTATTCAGTTGCATAACTTTATTTAACTCTATTTAGTCCAGGCTAATGATTAGATCTAATATACTACGTTTATTAGTATCCGTTCATGTGGACTGAGTCTCCCACCTAGATCCGCTCCTCCTGCCCATTGCGCGCTCCTGACGCAGGCGCTAACTACCTTGGAAGAGTGTGCCGTTCATGCTGCGTTTAATTGTCTGGTGGATTGCCTTAACTTTGTTAATTTTAACCGTAAAACATGTTAGCTGCAGAAACCTGTAAAAGTTGAGTGCTTAAGAATACCATcaggaaaataagaaaattaaaattagatTGCGTGAATTTAAATTTTATGACTCATCAGTTTTTGAATTGAATAGTAGCATCTCAGTTTTAAAGACAGAGACCTAATGGGTGTCACCTCAATGAGCAATTTATAGATTAGTGAggtattttggtgttttttttttttaaaacaaacaaacatttatttagctAAATGCTGGCATTGCAAAGTGGGCAATAAGCTTTCCTCGACTTCCAGACAAGTGACGGAAGCGGCTATCAATGAGTGAAGAATACCACTGATATATCCTCCTGAGATCCGTAATGTTCAATTATGTCTTCTGTATTGGACACACAAATCACAAAAAGTCAAAGCCGTTGATCGTTGTGTGATCGTGTGACTGCAGCATTATTAGTCTGTTTACATGTGAGGATTTTATACTTCTGTACTTTTAGAAACATCTGTGATCTGTAAATGTATGAATGACTGTGTCTGAGTCACTGTATGGACTGTGTTCAAGCTCATGGTGCAGTCTGTATGTCTTCATTATCAGGCTGATGCATACATGACTGTGGGAACTGAGCTGAATAGGCTGTATCCACACAATGGATATAAAGGAGCTGTTACTATTttgcctatttttttttattgctggtatgaaccctgtttgtgtgttattGATCTCTTTGCAAAGGCTGCAAATGACTCTCAGAAAATCAATTTGGTTTTGGGGCTCAAATTATTTTTCCACAACAAGCAGTAAGGCTGCAAGGGCTATCCAGCTTGTTATATGCACACATTTCAAAAGTACTGATGGTATGAGGGCGCATTGGTGCCTATGAATTGGCGGTTTGCACATCAGGAAGTACACCATCAGTGTTAAAGGTATATGCACGTTTTAAAGTACTATATTCCCTAAACAATGCTAAACTGCATGCTGCAGCTATAACAGAAGCATGGCTTTGAAGTAGAAGAATCGTGGTGCTGAAATTGCCTGCttgcagtccagacctttcaccagcttaaaacattgttttaactgctgagcagctagaatcctcTATCACACAAGAATGGGAAAACGTTCCTCTCCTAGAAGTCTGATGTGGAGCTGTCACCAGTTCCCAGATGTTCacagactgttgttaaaagCAGAAGACATGTCACGCAATGGTAAATATTTGCTTTCAATCCTACTAAAAAAGTCTAATATGtctttttaaacaaaagaaataatgaCGGAGAGCTTTTCCTAGTTTAGACAGACTTTATGGACAGACCATAATGTCAGCGCTATCACCAGCTTCATGTTTATCTCTGCTGCCCATCTTCCTACAGCTTCCTGACATCTCGGTGCTCTGCCTAGATCTGCTGCTTTCATCTTGTTTACCTGTGagattttctctctgtctcattCTCTGGTGTCATACAATAACTCCTGAATTAATAAACCACTTAGTCAAGGTCAATGCCAGAGCCATAAATAATaatgtgtactgtatttttttttaatttaagaattaatgtcagtgttttccaaatgtttctgcaaatattttaaaataaaagccacATTAAGAAATGAATGGTTTCTGTCTATTGAATCTCCAGAGGGCTTTAATTTGAAACAGATACAGGAAGTAACTTTAAAGGGTgagaaaaaatacaaactacTAGAGTATAAGAAAATATGTTTGTCAAATATAAGGAATAAGAAAAACTCCATTAATAGAATGAAACACACCACTCTTATAGTGTGGGTTTACACTGAGTTTAGAGTTTTTTTAAGCTGTTCCAGAGAATGGGAGGATCTGCTGGATCCAGCAGAACAACCAATGAAATCTGTACAGGTGTCAGGCCACATGGCAGGAAGCTATTAGGTCACAGTATAAATGCGCACTGTGGACTCGGTATATTCAGTCTTTGGTCGACCCTAAAACACGAAGGAGCCATATCAGGTTCAGAGTTTAGTTATTGAAACataatttatttagtttatatGAAACAGCTCATCTGTCACCAAGTATCTGTTGTTGAggaagtttgtttttaacagctgaaggaggaaaaccaaaaacaagaaGGACATGACTGTTGAAAGAACTGCGTCACTCGTCTTCTTCACTTTACTGGTTGGGGGCTTGTTGATCTCTGCAGGTAAGATTTTAAAACTGAGTTTTCTGATTTTTTAAAGGACACAAGAATTCCCCAAGTTCACTAGCGTAAATTAATGTTTTAGCAAGTTATATTAAAGTTGTATCAAAGCTTTCGGGTCAATTGAAAATGGCGTGTCAAGACTTCAGGAGAGAGAAAGTCATCAGTTTTTAATTAGATTTCTTAGATTTGAAATGTTCACCTTGAAACATTGCCTGACATTTGAAAGGGTGTgcaggggagagaaaaaaacagctgggggaaaaaagattCCTTTGCTTGGACCTCTGGCGAGAGGGACTAATCCAATTCTCTACAACCTGACTCATTTTCCTCACAAGTCCCTCCCACCAGAGACGCCAGGAGAAAGGAGGAAAATGAGTCATGTGAGAGGAGGACGCCTGAGGAGAGAGGGAATATGAGGACAGGCATTTAACTTGACTACTCATCTCTCCTTTACGCtacgttttatttatttacatgtttactGGAGCCACATCATAAAAAGTTTTCTTACAGCCCAACCACATATGGCTTTATATGAACAGTATTGTGACATATTTTTTTGTGAACGTCTAATTCACAATTAGTTACCTAAACGATCTGAGTCAACACCTAAAGCGTAAAACCCTGATAAGGACTACCAAAAACACTATATTCTTCTGAACCACTTGATTTAAGTAACCCTTTAGTGGCCAGGAAGTGACTAGAACTGATTGCAACCATTAAATGTACTTTAGAGACACAAACCTAACTTCATATGAAGAATTAAAAGTATAATGTCAAGTTAAACTTAAATTTAAACTTGCACATTGAATTAACGCACATTGAATATCTAATTTACAGTTTACACTGTATGTCTGCTTTAGAAGTGAGCAGTTACTCTTTTATCCCTTCAACCTCACTGCTTTGTATCGTTttctctttcagaccagaaaatcATCTCATCTGAGGCTGGACAGaatgtcactctgacatgtcaaGCTCCAAACAACAGCATTCTAGTTGTAGAGTGGAAAAGAGCTAACCTGGATGAATATGGCCTTTTGTACCGGGATGGTCGCTTATATCCAGCCAACCAGCATACATCTTTTAAGAACAGGGTGGAACTGCAGGACATAGAATTGAAACATGgtgacgtgtctttgattctgaagaatgtgatgATTACTGATAGTGGAACATACAAATGTTTTGTTGTCATGGAAAttggtaataataataagagtCCCATCATCACCATCAACCTGAACATCactgatcctccaggtgagtcagaCTTCAGGGAGTCTTTTTTGACAGAGCAAGTTTTGGTTATTGTATCCAAAATTTGTGATTCTGTTCTGTTGCTGTTGTGATTCCTTTCACCAAAATgatttttaagccatgtttctcTAAAATTGCCCCTCAGAAAACTGTGCTagaaaaaaatgtctaaaaacaTCCCTACTTTCATCTCTTGAAATCTTTtttaatggctttttttttttttttttgtcatatcAAAAGTAACTTAACAAACCAAAGAATCTGAGATTGTTTAAAAATAGCAGCTTAGGCAAGACTACAAGTACTGTGTCACTGTCTAAAAACGTATGAACCTCACTTTGAACAGTTGG
The sequence above is a segment of the Oreochromis aureus strain Israel breed Guangdong linkage group 3, ZZ_aureus, whole genome shotgun sequence genome. Coding sequences within it:
- the LOC120435755 gene encoding uncharacterized protein LOC120435755, giving the protein MTVERTASLVFFTLLVGGLLISADQKIISSEAGQNVTLTCQAPNNSILVVEWKRANLDEYGLLYRDGRLYPANQHTSFKNRVELQDIELKHGDVSLILKNVMITDSGTYKCFVVMEIGNNNKSPIITINLNITDPPASDQQIFRQAGMSVNLTFLVPTGTTSVWLKRLEKYKDNEKYISYCKDLTPTHPNDQEESFKDRVEGMDCSNISGTVSVTLKNLTRNDSGTYELQGVDHGGRLFNKTVFLNVTDPGHTGGGKNNGDSRGHLGLSNDI